From one Streptococcus oralis genomic stretch:
- the pbp1a gene encoding penicillin-binding protein PBP1A, whose translation MNKQTFLRIAKYVSISLLTVFIAAVMLGGGLFLYYVSKAPELSESKLVATTSSKIYDSNDELIADLGSERRVNAQANEIPTDLVNAIVSIEDHRFFNHRGIDTIRILGATLRNLRGGGGLQGASTLTQQLIKLTYFSTSTSDQTLSRKAQEAWLAVQLEQKATKQEILTYYINKVYMSNGNYGMQTAAQSYYGKDLKDLSIPQLALLAGMPQAPNQYDPYSHPEAAQERRNLVLSEMKGQGYISAEQYEKAINTPITDGLQSLKSANSYPPYMDNYLKEVIDQVEQETGYNLLTTGMDVYTNVDPKVQQHLWDIYNTDEYVNYPDDEMQVASTIVDVTNGKVIAQLGSRHQSSNVSFGINQAVETNRDWGSTMKPITDYAPALEYDIYDSTASIVHDVPYNYPGTDTPVYNWDRSYFGNITIQYALQQSRNVTAVETLNKVGLDRAKTFLNGIGIDYPDMHYANAISSNTTESNKKYGASSEKMAAAYAAFANGGIYHKPMYINKIVFSDGSSKEYADPGTRAMKETTAYMMTEMMKTVLAYGTGRGAYLPWLPQAGKTGTSNYTDDEIENYIKNTGYVAPDEMFVGYTRKYSMAVWTGYSNRLTPIVGDGFYVAAKVYRSMMTYLSEDNNPGDWTMPEGLYRSGEFVFKNGARSAWTAPAPQQAPTPESSSSTSESSTTQSSSTTPSTNNSANNNTNNQQPNTTPGQQNQNQNQNPQPAQP comes from the coding sequence ATGAACAAACAAACTTTTCTGCGAATAGCTAAGTATGTCAGCATCAGTCTCTTAACTGTATTTATCGCAGCTGTAATGCTTGGTGGAGGTCTCTTCCTCTACTATGTTAGCAAGGCTCCAGAACTTTCTGAAAGTAAACTAGTCGCTACAACGTCAAGTAAGATCTATGATAGCAATGATGAACTTATCGCTGATCTTGGATCGGAACGTCGGGTCAATGCCCAAGCAAACGAAATACCGACAGATTTGGTCAACGCTATTGTTTCGATTGAGGACCATCGCTTCTTTAATCACCGAGGAATCGACACGATCCGTATCCTAGGTGCTACCCTACGAAACCTTCGTGGTGGTGGAGGTCTGCAAGGAGCTTCCACCTTGACACAGCAGTTGATCAAGTTAACCTATTTCTCTACGTCAACTTCTGATCAAACTCTTTCTCGTAAGGCTCAGGAAGCTTGGTTAGCCGTTCAGTTAGAACAAAAAGCGACTAAACAAGAGATCTTGACCTACTACATCAACAAGGTTTACATGTCAAACGGTAATTACGGAATGCAGACAGCTGCCCAAAGTTACTATGGCAAGGATCTCAAAGATCTAAGTATTCCTCAACTGGCTCTCCTTGCTGGTATGCCTCAGGCTCCAAACCAGTATGATCCATACTCGCATCCAGAAGCTGCTCAAGAACGTCGTAATCTCGTCCTCTCTGAGATGAAGGGGCAAGGTTACATTTCAGCTGAGCAATATGAAAAAGCGATTAATACTCCGATTACAGATGGACTTCAAAGTCTAAAATCGGCTAATAGTTATCCTCCATACATGGACAACTATCTCAAAGAGGTAATCGATCAAGTCGAACAAGAAACAGGCTACAACCTCTTAACGACTGGTATGGATGTCTACACCAACGTTGATCCTAAAGTTCAACAACATCTCTGGGATATCTACAATACCGACGAGTATGTCAACTATCCAGATGATGAAATGCAAGTAGCTTCAACGATTGTGGATGTGACAAATGGGAAAGTCATTGCTCAGTTAGGTTCTCGTCACCAATCAAGCAATGTCTCCTTCGGAATCAACCAAGCTGTTGAAACCAACCGTGACTGGGGTTCTACCATGAAGCCAATCACAGACTATGCTCCTGCCTTGGAGTATGACATCTACGACTCAACTGCTTCGATTGTACATGATGTTCCTTATAACTATCCTGGAACAGATACCCCTGTTTACAACTGGGATAGAAGTTATTTTGGAAATATTACCATCCAATATGCGCTCCAACAATCACGGAACGTTACAGCTGTAGAAACCTTGAACAAAGTCGGTTTGGATAGAGCCAAGACCTTCCTAAATGGAATCGGCATTGACTATCCAGATATGCACTATGCCAACGCGATTTCAAGTAATACGACTGAGTCAAACAAAAAGTATGGAGCAAGTAGTGAGAAAATGGCTGCTGCTTACGCTGCTTTTGCTAACGGTGGTATCTACCATAAACCAATGTATATCAACAAAATCGTCTTTAGCGATGGTAGCTCAAAAGAATACGCTGATCCTGGTACTCGTGCCATGAAAGAGACGACCGCCTATATGATGACAGAAATGATGAAGACTGTCTTGGCATACGGAACTGGTCGTGGTGCTTATCTCCCTTGGCTACCTCAAGCTGGTAAGACTGGTACATCAAACTATACAGATGATGAAATTGAAAACTACATCAAAAATACTGGTTATGTAGCTCCAGACGAAATGTTTGTTGGTTATACTCGCAAATATTCAATGGCTGTGTGGACAGGTTACTCAAACCGCCTTACTCCTATCGTTGGTGATGGCTTCTATGTTGCAGCTAAGGTTTACCGTTCAATGATGACTTATCTGTCTGAGGATAACAACCCTGGCGACTGGACTATGCCAGAAGGCCTCTATCGAAGTGGTGAGTTCGTCTTTAAAAACGGTGCTCGTTCTGCATGGACTGCCCCTGCTCCGCAACAGGCCCCAACACCTGAAAGTTCGAGCTCGACATCAGAAAGTTCAACTACACAGTCAAGCTCAACTACTCCAAGTACGAATAATAGTGCAAACAATAATACCAATAACCAGCAACCAAATACAACGCCTGGTCAACAAAACCAGAACCAAAATCAGAATCCTCAACCAGCACAACCATAA